A window of Paenibacillus polygoni contains these coding sequences:
- a CDS encoding DUF4097 family beta strand repeat-containing protein: MQPSMQSGSSRRFTRKKHKFIAGLLSALLPGLGHLYLGVYIKGLTFIFLLLLDLSALLYFSTIGIQINVPLLILLGLLIPVLYFINIYEVLQLADQIVMRKRRPQGQSDDEDKTLAPHIRFLAWERGISFGILLIFGGTLMVLFIQRPRWLQQYIALYGTTGTAVILILIGGILLVREILLSLSFWKKQKKKRVALPYKIRIGRYTAALFIMVTGTLLLLDQIDQTEYTFELLRYWPFILVVWGIEFIISFILHQQLRPSSKRKYKSRFKPDFKGIVFSVTLIACIFVVTQQDHYTHLWNRVSLNLTSASMDYSEAADNRIVKDTITVPVEMSTASVLVENVNGDIRVNRGDVDEIQINTIVWVDQVEEIEAEAVAEASEVKVSEGKTIHVSTSPQGYGSESKRQPRLNMTITIPDDRRFDLEVRTSNGAIYMDRPQAINNINVESGNGKIYIHSAIGDIRAKTLNGNISVANVTGSASLDTNRGDLRAEDVSKEISLSTQVGHIQASGIVGDIEAKTRNGNIKVMNPLQDLSLETLNGAVQVTSSMVGGNWNIYSAVGDINLSLPHDGDYTLEGSSTYGNLNSELPFIIKNREIQGTVGEGEYKIKVEGNSDLIINQTQITEDIKEQQKTPRDEL, translated from the coding sequence ATGCAGCCTTCCATGCAATCTGGCTCATCAAGACGATTTACACGAAAAAAACATAAGTTTATAGCAGGTCTTTTATCTGCTTTATTACCGGGTTTGGGTCATTTATATCTTGGTGTATACATTAAGGGCCTGACATTTATTTTTCTCTTGTTACTTGATCTATCAGCACTTCTTTATTTCTCTACGATCGGGATACAAATTAATGTACCGCTGCTCATATTGCTGGGTCTTCTTATTCCTGTTCTCTATTTCATTAATATTTATGAAGTTCTCCAGCTTGCAGATCAGATTGTAATGCGCAAACGCAGGCCCCAGGGGCAGAGCGATGATGAGGACAAAACTTTAGCTCCTCATATTAGATTTTTAGCGTGGGAACGAGGAATCTCTTTCGGAATACTCCTTATTTTTGGCGGAACTTTAATGGTGCTGTTCATTCAGCGACCAAGGTGGTTGCAGCAGTACATTGCCCTATATGGAACCACGGGTACAGCCGTTATCTTGATTTTAATTGGCGGTATTCTTCTCGTTAGAGAGATTTTACTATCCCTGAGCTTTTGGAAAAAACAAAAAAAGAAAAGAGTGGCATTACCTTATAAGATTCGAATTGGTCGATATACAGCTGCTTTATTTATTATGGTAACGGGCACTCTTCTGCTCCTTGATCAGATTGATCAGACGGAGTATACATTTGAACTTTTAAGATACTGGCCGTTTATTCTAGTAGTATGGGGAATTGAATTTATTATTTCATTTATTCTGCATCAACAACTTCGGCCTTCCAGTAAAAGAAAATATAAATCAAGATTTAAGCCTGATTTTAAAGGGATCGTCTTCTCCGTTACGCTTATCGCTTGTATCTTTGTTGTAACACAGCAAGACCATTACACTCATCTATGGAACAGAGTGAGCTTGAACCTTACCTCTGCATCGATGGATTATAGTGAAGCTGCAGACAATCGGATTGTCAAAGATACCATTACTGTTCCTGTAGAGATGAGTACTGCATCTGTTCTTGTTGAGAATGTTAACGGAGATATTAGAGTGAATCGAGGCGATGTGGACGAAATTCAGATTAACACCATCGTATGGGTAGATCAGGTAGAAGAAATAGAAGCAGAGGCAGTAGCAGAAGCTTCAGAGGTGAAGGTGAGCGAAGGTAAGACCATTCACGTTTCTACCTCGCCCCAAGGTTATGGGAGTGAATCGAAACGCCAGCCAAGACTCAATATGACGATTACCATCCCAGACGACCGCAGATTTGATCTGGAGGTTAGAACGTCTAACGGTGCTATATACATGGACCGACCGCAAGCGATTAACAACATTAATGTCGAATCGGGTAACGGTAAAATTTATATTCATAGTGCTATCGGTGATATACGTGCTAAGACACTAAACGGAAATATATCGGTTGCTAATGTGACAGGAAGTGCTTCGTTAGATACGAATAGAGGAGATCTCCGAGCGGAAGATGTATCCAAAGAAATCAGTTTATCGACACAGGTAGGTCATATCCAGGCTTCCGGTATTGTAGGAGATATAGAAGCAAAAACACGTAATGGGAATATAAAAGTAATGAATCCTTTACAGGATCTGAGTCTGGAAACATTGAACGGAGCCGTTCAGGTAACATCAAGTATGGTAGGTGGCAATTGGAATATATATAGTGCAGTAGGGGATATTAATCTATCATTACCTCATGACGGAGACTATACCCTTGAAGGTTCCAGCACATATGGCAACTTAAATAGTGAATTGCCATTTATCATTAAGAACAGAGAAATTCAAGGAACCGTTGGTGAAGGGGAGTATAAAATCAAAGTTGAGGGAAATAGCGATTTGATCATCAATCAGACCCAAATCACGGAGGATATTAAAGAACAGCAAAAAACTCCGCGGGATGAACTCTAA